The window TGAGAAAAAATTGACAGAGTTCAACATTTCTTGCATCTCCCAATTTGAAATAGGCCGGATGAGTTTTCAAATTGTATACCCTTCTAGTATGGTGCCTCCTTTTGTTAACTAACCTCTGTGGTTCTAGTTGATGCTTGCTATTATTCTCTCAAGTTTTGAAAAATTTGTTTCGTAaattttcatttatgttgttcTGCAGCATCTGAATACTTGGCATGCATATTCTTTTTGTAGGAATAGCTGGAGATTGAAGGTATGACGTTCTCTTTTGAGTCTCTACATAATCGGGAACGAGCCTGTGACTTCTGTTTGTAAATTCAATCTTATTCtaatttcttagaaaagaaatTCAGTACCAGAACCAACATGGGGGCCAATTGTTGTGTGGCTGTGAAAGACAAACCCCTGCCGAGCCCAGCTCAGTTTGATGTTTCAACATATAGGAACATTAGACGCTCTCCTACTTGGAGCTTTCGGTGGGACAACCGAACACACATAGAGGATGCCATGGATAATGCTGCTCAATTTTCTCATCATCATAGTGGGAATGTTGGACCTCAGATTAGGAGCGAGTCACCCACTGGAGCTGAAAGCCTTTTTGTCAGTGGTAGTCCATCAGATGCTTTCCATTTAGAAAAGTGGCATGAATCTCCAATTAGGTCTGGGAGTGCTGGGAAGTTGAAAGATGTTTCTGCAGGTAAATATGCCATAGTTCTTCTCTCTTGTTTGATGTAGTGGTATGTTTTTCATTGTAAAAGAAGAGGATTAAGGTAATAGAAATTTAGTGTTAAATCCTCTTTGTTGAAAGAGTTTGAGATGGAAATTGGATGTCTATATATGTGTTTTCTTTATAGATATTTAATCTCCTTTTTATTGTTTACTTATCTAGATCCATAGAATGTGATCAGGCCCAATCTTCACAATCAAACTGTCTTTTTTCAATTAAACCCAGATTATTTATGTCTAGTACTATTTATGCCTTGATACAGAATTTGGAGTTACGTACATACAACTTTATGAAAGGCTGCATTTTCATCAAAAAGATTAATTATTTAATCAGCAGCTTTATAGATTTTGCTTGGTATTAGAACTCTTAAACATGTTCTTGCAGAGATCTGTCAGTACATCAGTAGTGCTGGATGCATTTTCACTCTGTGTTCTTGCAACTCAATATAAATGCAGACAGATTCTACCAAAGATATCTCATACTGGTTCCGCCTATGATCCCTCACTGTTACACGTCAAAAAAACTTAGTTGAACAAAGTGCATATGTTTAGCCTGGTAGGTTGTCTGAAAAATTAAGTAATATTATACCCTTCATAGACTACCAGTGGGATATGCTGCTTATGGATAATGTTTTACTGGGATTTTTCTTTGGTGGTTTACTGTAAAGTGGAAATCTTAGTGGTATTGATGGTTTTAGTCTGAGAGATAGTCTTGTTAAAACATGTGTCCAAAGGATGTTTTAACTTTTAATAAAGGAGTATGTATGATTTCGGGAAAATATCATGAGGACAAATCAGCTTTATGATTTTGGGAAGATAGAGGATGTAAGTAATACACTGCAATatggttttatgatttttcttgggGTCTTTATAAAACTATATGCTTTGGAGGTGTGGCAGTTGCAAATGTTATCTTAGGAAAGAAGGTTCATAGTTTTCTTTAATTGGTTCACTTCCCATCAGACTTTTTTCTCTCAGATGAAACTAACCTTGGGCTATATGCTTTAGCAGCTAAGTCATGTGCAATTGTTATGTTAGTACTGAAGGTTCATAAATCAAACCTTGGGTGAGGACCAAAAGGTTCAGAAAATACGTTTGAATTTTCTGTACAATTAATGAAGGTTTGACCTAATGCCCAAGTCAGTACGAAACGGGCTGACCGGTATATGGACAAGTCTGTTTCGGATGGTATGTAGAAAACTAACCTGGTATTGGTCGGTATCGATTGTGTATGGGTCGATACGATTGAAACTCAATAATTACCAATCGATACAGGTTGGTAATAGTCAGATTGACTGACCCATGACGGGTCAAATCTAGCCCTAATAGTCAAATTGATCAGTGGCGCCTCCTTTGGGATTTTGAATCCTCTCCCTCCTTCACTTGCTCATGCACACTCTCATTCACTCTCTCATTCTCACACACTCACTTATTATTAAAATTCCTAATCGGTGATTAGTGGTAATCAAGCTCTAGATTAGTGATTAAAGTTCCTAATAAAAAAGTTAAATTCAAATTTACCTTCTTATAACctatattttttattcatttatggTTTAGACacattttattcttatttaaatatgatttatataccaataaattaggaaaaaactttaaatgatttttttgaatttccaATCATTTTTTGGAAAACCAGTATTACCAATGCACCATGTGTTGTAAGTTGGAGTCGATCTGTATGTACTAGTTCGTCCAGTGATCGATACACCGAGTCAGCATGATACCGTGTTCCTTGCAATTAACAACTACTTTTTTGCTATAATATTCACAAGATGGTCGATTTGTCACATACTTTGATGAAGCAGTTACTCGTAATTTTGCAGTGGGATGTGAAGAAAGGGGTCGCTTTAAATACCTAAGTTTCTCTACCTAAGCACATAGTTGGATAGTACTGCAGGTGGATAAAGTTGAAGAAATACTGTGAGAAGAATGCTGAAAAATTGCTTTAGTTGAAAGGATGTGATTAAAGATGTCATCTTCGGTCCACAATACCAAAAAAATACCTTGCACATTTTTTAGTATATAAACTGTTCCTATTAAAATGACGTGGGAAGTATTTTTTCACATACAAGTGGTATGTctttatgtttattatgtaaataCATCATATGTATTTGCTGATTGTGCATCCGGATCAAAAACTTGGGTAGTAATACGTTATCTCTAGGACTTTGATGAGGACATTTGTCTGTTGCTGTTTCTATAAGTAAACCAGTCTTCCACTTCTAATAACTTGATACTACAATTGTCTGTGATTTCTTGGAAATTTTAATTTTTGGCATTTcatctaatattatttttatcttacAGATGATCAGTCCATCAAAAGCAATTCATCCCGCAAGGTGAGATCGAATAAACAAAACTAGTTCATTCTGATTGACCAAGCTTTATGGTGATGAAACTTTAGAATTTACTTAGTCTCATGGTACCATTTTATTCAATATTCAGAGTAAGGGCTCCCTTAAGTTGTCGTACTTTGCAAGTGCTCCAGACGTCAAATTTTCGAAATCAGTGCCTTCAACTCCTTCCTCATCTTCATACAAGGCAGATCCATCATCTTCCAGGAGCTGTTCTCTACCATGTGATCCAACTTCGTCAAGGAAGGCATGCCAATCCCCAGGCTGTCAACTCTCTTGGCAGATATCTGACGGCAGCAGGATACCATCTCTTCATTCCCTTGATGAGAACAGAAAAATATCAGTTTCAGTGCCTTCAACTCCTTCCTCATCTTCGTTCCAAGCAGATCCATCATCGTCTACGAGTTGTTTTGTACCCTTAGATCCTACTTCATCGAGGAGGGCATGCCAATCACCAGGCTTTCAACTCTGTCGCCAGATCTCAGATAGCAGGATACCATCTCTTCAATCCCTTAATGAGAACAGTTCTCCCGAAGGAAGGCACTCTTTTGTGCTCTCTTTCCGCAGCAATGAATTGTCTACAGGAGGTTCTCATGGTGAGTCTTCTGATGGATGGTCGATGCGGACCTTTTCTGAGCTTGTGGCTTCCTCAAATAGGGAGAGATGGTCATTTGACAGTGATAATCTTACCTCCAGTAGCAGCAAAATAACAGGATCAAATCCTCAGCAGACAACACAAGTCTCTCCTGATCAGCCGACTTG of the Musa acuminata AAA Group cultivar baxijiao chromosome BXJ2-10, Cavendish_Baxijiao_AAA, whole genome shotgun sequence genome contains:
- the LOC135625138 gene encoding uncharacterized protein LOC135625138 isoform X2 — encoded protein: MDNAAQFSHHHSGNVGPQIRSESPTGAESLFVSGSPSDAFHLEKWHESPIRSGSAGKLKDVSADDQSIKSNSSRKSKGSLKLSYFASAPDVKFSKSVPSTPSSSSYKADPSSSRSCSLPCDPTSSRKACQSPGCQLSWQISDGSRIPSLHSLDENRKISVSVPSTPSSSSFQADPSSSTSCFVPLDPTSSRRACQSPGFQLCRQISDSRIPSLQSLNENSSPEGRHSFVLSFRSNELSTGGSHGESSDGWSMRTFSELVASSNRERWSFDSDNLTSSSSKITGSNPQQTTQVSPDQPTCKVCSKLLMEHCVVAVLVCGHIYHAECLEKMTTEIDRYDPTCPVCTHGEKSAAKLFKKAETKARNKLSRIGVADNEPHGDAICDRHKKVGDGPKMGASSSTQSSFGRSFLRQRFSIGRSSRSTTENESNRKKGFWERYWRE
- the LOC135625138 gene encoding uncharacterized protein LOC135625138 isoform X1, which produces MGANCCVAVKDKPLPSPAQFDVSTYRNIRRSPTWSFRWDNRTHIEDAMDNAAQFSHHHSGNVGPQIRSESPTGAESLFVSGSPSDAFHLEKWHESPIRSGSAGKLKDVSADDQSIKSNSSRKSKGSLKLSYFASAPDVKFSKSVPSTPSSSSYKADPSSSRSCSLPCDPTSSRKACQSPGCQLSWQISDGSRIPSLHSLDENRKISVSVPSTPSSSSFQADPSSSTSCFVPLDPTSSRRACQSPGFQLCRQISDSRIPSLQSLNENSSPEGRHSFVLSFRSNELSTGGSHGESSDGWSMRTFSELVASSNRERWSFDSDNLTSSSSKITGSNPQQTTQVSPDQPTCKVCSKLLMEHCVVAVLVCGHIYHAECLEKMTTEIDRYDPTCPVCTHGEKSAAKLFKKAETKARNKLSRIGVADNEPHGDAICDRHKKVGDGPKMGASSSTQSSFGRSFLRQRFSIGRSSRSTTENESNRKKGFWERYWRE